A segment of the Desulfobacterales bacterium genome:
AGACGATTGTTCAGGAATTTACAAAAGGGCTTTGGGATGAAATACCGCCGTTTCGACTCGTGCTGGGTCTGTGTCCCACCCTGGCGGTAACCAAAACAGTGGAAAACGGTATCGGCATGGGAGTGGCCTTTACCTTTGTGCTGGTATGCTCCAATATCCTCGTATCGGCACTGCGCAAAGTCATTCCGCCGAAAGTCCGGATTGCCTGCTTTATCATCATCATCGCCACATTTGTAACCGTGGTGGAGCTCCTGATGCAGGCCTATGCCTATCCGCTGTTTCTCAAGCTGGGCATTTTTATCCCGCTGATCGTCGTAAACTGTATCGTCCTGGGGCGCGCCGAAGCCTTTGCCTCCAAAAAAGGGATTGCAGCCTCATTTGTCGATGCCATGGGCATGGGAATCGGTTTTACCCTGTCGCTGATTGCCCTTGGCTCCCTCAGGGAAATATTCGGCAGCGGCACCTTTACGCTGGGCTCCATGTCAGGCGCCGTCCTGAGCAAATTCGGACTCGGAACCCTCTCTTTCTGGGAAACCCCCTTGCAGGTTTTCGGCCCGTCCTTTCAACCGTTTCAATTCATGGTCGAAGCCCCCGGCGCCTTTGTCTGCCTGGGCCTGATGCTCTGTATCATGAATCTTTTCAAAAAATAGGAGAATATCCATGGGCGACTATCTAGTCCTGGCGATCAGCTGTATTCTGGTTAACAACATCCTGCTGGCGCAGTATCTGGGCAACTGCCCTTTCCTGGGAACATCCAAAAAAATGGAAACCGCCATCGGCATGGCCATGGCGGTGGTCTTTGTTCTGGTGCTGGCCGGCGTTTTTACCTGGATTACGGAAGCATACGTATTAAAAAAATTCGGCCTGGAATATCTGCGGACCATCGCATTTATTCTCGTCATTGCCGCTCTGGTTCAGTTTGTCGAGATGTTCCTGAAAAAGAGCATTCCGGCGCTGTATGCCGGACTGGGCATCTTCCTGCCGCTCATCACCACCAACTGCGCGGTCCTTGGCGTGGTGCTCATCAACGTCAACGAAGAGTATAATTTCATGCAGGCCCTGGTGTCGTCTTTTGCCTATGCCGTCGGTTTCGGCCTGGCGCTGATTCTGTTTGCGGGCATCCGTGAAAAGATCCTGCTGGCCCGGGTGCCGCGGCCGCTGCTGGATACATCCATCGGCCTCATTACGGCCGGCATGTTCTCGCTCGCGTTTTTCGCTTTCAAGGGGATGGTATAAGGGAGGTATGTGTGACCGAAGCTATCATTTTCATGCTGGTCCTGGGAGCAGCCTGCGGTTCGCTCTTGAGCGTCGCTTCTAAAATATTTTATGTCTATGAAGATCCTCGCATTGCCGAGGTAGAAGGCTTTTTAGCCGGCGCCAATTGCGGCGGATGCGGCTACACCGGCTGTGGGGCTGCTGCCGCCGCAGTGGTGGGTGGAAAGGCCAAACCGAGCGTCTGCATGGTGGGCGGGGCAGAGTCGGCCGCCAATGTCGCCAGTGTCATGGGGCTGGACCCCGGATCGGTGGAACCGCTTAAATCCTTAAACAGTTGTGACGGCGGCAACCGTGCTGATGACAATTTTTATTATATGGGCGTCAACACCTGCCAGGCCCTGGCCGCAATCTACGGCGGCAAGCGCGTGTGCCGCATCGGCTGCCTGGGGTTTGGCGACTGTGTCAAATCCTGCATTTTCAACGCCATCGCCATGGAGCCGGACGGCTATCCGGTGGTTGACGAGCAAAAATGTGTCGGCTGCGGCGCCTGCGAAAAAGCGTGCCCGAAAAATATCCTGGATGTCAAAACCATGTCCGAACGCCTCTTGCAGCTCAACCGGGAAGACCAGGCCCTGGCGCCCTGCCAGCAGACCTGTCCGGCGGAAATCGACATCCCGGAATATATCGCCCGGATCAAGGCCGGCGATTACAAGGGCGCTGTGGATACCATCCGCAAACGCAATCCGCTCCTGCTGGCCTGCGGCCGGGTCTGCCCGCACCCCTGTGAAGACTACTGCCGCAGGGGACTTGAAGACGAAGCGGTCTCCATTAACCAGTTAAAGCGATTTGCCGCCGATTTTGAAATGAATTCCGGAAAGCGCTACCCCATCACCTGCGCACCGGATACCGGCAAAAAAGTCGCGGTCATCGGCGGCGGCCCGGCTGGTTTAAGCTGCGCCTATTTTCTGCGCCGGGTCGGCCACGGCGTTACCATCTTTGAAGCCATGCCGAAACTCGGCGGCATGATCCGCTACGGCATCCCGGAATACCGGCTGCCTAAGAAGGTGCTGGAATGGGAGGTCGACAGTATTTTAAACTTGGGCGTCCAAGCCAAAACCGATGTGAAGCTGGGGCGCGACTTTACCATGAAATCCCTTCTGGAAGAAGGCTTTGACGCCGTCTTTCTGGGCATCGGCGCCTGGCAGGACTATGCCTTGAAGGTGGACGGCGAGGATCTGAACGGCTGCTTTACCGGCATCGACTTTCTGGCACGGATCGGCCTGGGTGAAAAAGTTCCCATCGGCCGCAAGTGCGCCGTCATCGGCGGCGGCAACACCGCCATTGACTGCGTGCGCACGCTGGTGCGGCTGGGTGCGGAAGAAATCACCATTGTGTATCGCCGCACCCGCGCGGAAATGCCCGCCAACCAAGTTGAGATCGTCGCAGCCGAACACGAAGGCGTCAAGTTCCATTTTCTGGCAGCCCCTGTCCGGGTCATTGGCGACGACCGGAAAAAAGCGACGCATCTGGAATATCTTAAAATGGAGCTGGGCGAACCGGACGCCAGCGGTCGGCGCCGGCCCGTGCCGGTTGAAGGGTCTGAAACCCTGATCGAGGTCGATATGCTGATTACCGCCATCGGCCAGGGACCGGATGTGGGCTTTGTGAAGACCGACAAGGATCTTGAAGAACTTAAAATTACCCGCTGGAATACCATCGACGCCGACCCGGAAACGCTCCAGGCCAACATCCCCAATATCTTTACCGGCGGCGATGCCGCCACCGGCGCCTCGCTGGTGGTGGAGGCCATCGGCGGCGGCAGAAGAGCGGCCCGCTCGATCCATCGGTTCCTGGCCGGCGAAGACGTCACGGCCGTTTCCAAATCGCTGCGCAAAAAACATATTCCGGAATCGATCTTTAAAACCGTTGCAGGCGTTGTACCGTCCCCCCGGGCCAAAATGCCCGAGCTGCCGGTGGATGAACGCATCAAGTCCTTTGTGGAAGCCGACCTGGTCCTGAGTGAAGCATCCGCCCTGGGCGAAGCCAACCGCTGCCTGTCCTGCTGCCGGCTGTGCTACAACAAAGACAAAGCCGCGGCCTGATATAAGGCTTTACGTCCGAATCGCGTATCAGTTACATATTGCCCTAAAAAATCCGGAGCCCGCTGCAGTCACCATGCAGTGGGCTCCTATTTTTTTAAGCGTCAAACTTGATAAAACTGTAAAAAGTCGAAACTGCACACTTGTCGACATTACCGCGAAGGCGAAGATCCAGTGGTTTCGCCACGCTAAAGCGTATTTGGATGTCTGCTGAAGTTTATCCCGCATTCGATGCGGGGCAGGCATGACGGGGATTGAGGGCTTTTTACGAATAAGTCAAATTTTACATTCATCAACTTTTATTACGAAGACAGGCAACTTATCTTTTTGGCATCTTCCCGGCAGCGCTCTTCATAATACTGCCGCTTGAGCTGATACCATTTTAATTCGTAGTCAAAGGCCCGTTGAATACCCTCCTCCAGGTTAAGCGCCGCCTTGCCGTAATCCCCGAAAACGACTTTCAGCGTCTCAAAACCGTCCACCATCCCTTCGAGCCTTTGTAAAAACGGAGCTGTTGCGGGTGTTACGCCACCGCCTACCATGCATCGGATCGAGCGCTGTCGCAACGTGGCAAAAAGCGCTCGCGCCATTTCCAGAACTTGCGGTGCGTTGACGTCTTTTATGTTCATGGAATTGCATAGGTCCGTACGGCCCAAGACCACGGTGTCCAGCATCTTTACATTATAGGTCGATGTGATCTCTTCGATCCGCCTGCAGCCATCAACCGTTTCAATGTTGATCAGATACTTGACGTCCTCTTCTGGCGCAAAGGTCCGCTCGCACAACTCCAGATATTTTTCCAGGGCGAATCTTGATTCGATCATGGGGCCTAAAATCGCCGTAGCCCCCAGCATCTTTGCCAGCCGGATATCCGTCAGCGCCTCGCCGCCCCCCAGTTTCACCACAATGCCGACACCGGCGCGCGCGGCAAGTTCAACGATTCTCAGCTGTTCAAACAGTTGAATATCTTCGGTTTCAAAAGACGCCTCAATGGCCGTAATGCCGTGGGTTTTCTTCAAATCCTTTAATATCCGGGTCATTTCTTTTGTTAATGATTTCATATTAGTCGGCTCCTCTGTTTAACCTGATTCATCACCCCACCGGCTTTAACCGAATCGAGGTCTATCTGACATAAGGGAGAAACAACTGGAAATATAAAATTTTGAGTCTCGTTTTTAACGCTGTATTCTTTTCCCTCTTTTAGTTCAGTGGTATCAATGGACAATCGGTCCCCCTGTTTGATCCTTTCATAGTCTTTTCCATTCACAAACACCAGCGGCAGAAGCCCCCAGTTGACCATATTGGCCAGATGCAGGCGGGCAAAATCTTTGGCGATAACGGCCTTGATCCCTAGTGTCACGTCAACCTTGTAATGTCGTAAAAAATGTGGTAAGTATGCTTCATAATCAACCCGGGAGGATTGGATATGAAGAAATACATCGTGACGCTTACCGAAGAGGAGCGTAAAATGCTCGGCGAGCTCGCTTCCAAGGGTAAGCATAAATCACAGAAGATTCTGGACGCATTGACTCTGCTTGGGTGCGATGAGGGAGAGTT
Coding sequences within it:
- a CDS encoding electron transport complex subunit E codes for the protein MAKTIVQEFTKGLWDEIPPFRLVLGLCPTLAVTKTVENGIGMGVAFTFVLVCSNILVSALRKVIPPKVRIACFIIIIATFVTVVELLMQAYAYPLFLKLGIFIPLIVVNCIVLGRAEAFASKKGIAASFVDAMGMGIGFTLSLIALGSLREIFGSGTFTLGSMSGAVLSKFGLGTLSFWETPLQVFGPSFQPFQFMVEAPGAFVCLGLMLCIMNLFKK
- a CDS encoding FAD-dependent oxidoreductase; this encodes MTEAIIFMLVLGAACGSLLSVASKIFYVYEDPRIAEVEGFLAGANCGGCGYTGCGAAAAAVVGGKAKPSVCMVGGAESAANVASVMGLDPGSVEPLKSLNSCDGGNRADDNFYYMGVNTCQALAAIYGGKRVCRIGCLGFGDCVKSCIFNAIAMEPDGYPVVDEQKCVGCGACEKACPKNILDVKTMSERLLQLNREDQALAPCQQTCPAEIDIPEYIARIKAGDYKGAVDTIRKRNPLLLACGRVCPHPCEDYCRRGLEDEAVSINQLKRFAADFEMNSGKRYPITCAPDTGKKVAVIGGGPAGLSCAYFLRRVGHGVTIFEAMPKLGGMIRYGIPEYRLPKKVLEWEVDSILNLGVQAKTDVKLGRDFTMKSLLEEGFDAVFLGIGAWQDYALKVDGEDLNGCFTGIDFLARIGLGEKVPIGRKCAVIGGGNTAIDCVRTLVRLGAEEITIVYRRTRAEMPANQVEIVAAEHEGVKFHFLAAPVRVIGDDRKKATHLEYLKMELGEPDASGRRRPVPVEGSETLIEVDMLITAIGQGPDVGFVKTDKDLEELKITRWNTIDADPETLQANIPNIFTGGDAATGASLVVEAIGGGRRAARSIHRFLAGEDVTAVSKSLRKKHIPESIFKTVAGVVPSPRAKMPELPVDERIKSFVEADLVLSEASALGEANRCLSCCRLCYNKDKAAA
- a CDS encoding aldolase/citrate lyase family protein, which encodes MKSLTKEMTRILKDLKKTHGITAIEASFETEDIQLFEQLRIVELAARAGVGIVVKLGGGEALTDIRLAKMLGATAILGPMIESRFALEKYLELCERTFAPEEDVKYLINIETVDGCRRIEEITSTYNVKMLDTVVLGRTDLCNSMNIKDVNAPQVLEMARALFATLRQRSIRCMVGGGVTPATAPFLQRLEGMVDGFETLKVVFGDYGKAALNLEEGIQRAFDYELKWYQLKRQYYEERCREDAKKISCLSS
- the rsxA gene encoding electron transport complex subunit RsxA, which encodes MGDYLVLAISCILVNNILLAQYLGNCPFLGTSKKMETAIGMAMAVVFVLVLAGVFTWITEAYVLKKFGLEYLRTIAFILVIAALVQFVEMFLKKSIPALYAGLGIFLPLITTNCAVLGVVLINVNEEYNFMQALVSSFAYAVGFGLALILFAGIREKILLARVPRPLLDTSIGLITAGMFSLAFFAFKGMV